A window from Raphanus sativus cultivar WK10039 unplaced genomic scaffold, ASM80110v3 Scaffold3352, whole genome shotgun sequence encodes these proteins:
- the LOC108823745 gene encoding uncharacterized protein LOC108823745, whose translation MVITKLQSPLNRIGGQDVVPTQSANLTPISHLYGAHRVHQCHTSLLSGLSTIISLFISEGRSMGSRREWDSIENKKRRQVISHGTVTKAADSIVANLYEVKFVDDKKGFVLGYDGVLLGYVG comes from the exons ATGGTAATAACAAAACTGCAGTCCCCTCTAAACCGTATAGGTGGACAAGACGTAGTACCCACCCAATCCGCTAATCTCACTCCCATTTCTCATCTTTATGGGGCTCATAGAGTTCACCAATGCCACACCTCGTTACTCTCCGGCCTCTCTACAATCATCTCCCTGTTCATCTCTGAAG GAAGAAGCATGGGCAGTAGGAGGGAGTGGGATTCTATTGAGAACAAGAAACGGAGGCAAGTCATTAGTCATGGAACCGTGACAAAAGCTGCCGATAGTATCGTAGCTAATCTATACGAAGTCAA ATTTGTGGATGATAAGAAAGGGTTTGTGCTTGGGTACGATGGAGTCTTGCTTGGATATGTCGGATGA